The following proteins come from a genomic window of Polyangiaceae bacterium:
- a CDS encoding diguanylate cyclase — translation MQRAVRAILDSSRSLEPADPFAGAHLNIANALGEERDASELLEYWRSRAPGNPRGDMRYRWELSHRRGVRMPPYAEAESEWIAWRAAERPLLEREPFEFEQRLATPIVLTENAELLAAVAEGGSDLARDLLAEAAPVLRRDFAGFVQALDPWQDTFALWCVTRRLRSLALLHPLAVAIATCYSATLSEAPGPVLGIRFPFHRLPLVSASAQLASSLLSLGMELDLVADLVDFVAAARLESGGWGDASQDADVLTTLVAADLMVRIDPSFDFEPSRKLLERMLGGDDLWRAVGPEAPWLSAEVVTLLVAARQPFALRFRWPYLPPANRDHKTRLPFFAYFAELARLFSALPGLQDAPVDLGFIDLVGFRAFNNAYGQDRGDEVLRAFAEELEGIDAVRAIRDGGDEFILVAAPERRGLKAELEAFRRDWPARFRERFGEDVPPVAPRILIGRAHGAGLVSAREELGRRITTLKHAETGPEGILVDAGDVG, via the coding sequence GTGCAACGCGCCGTGCGCGCGATCTTGGACTCCAGTCGCAGTCTGGAGCCTGCGGATCCGTTCGCTGGGGCGCATCTCAACATCGCCAACGCCCTGGGGGAGGAGCGGGACGCGAGCGAGCTGCTCGAGTATTGGCGTTCGCGTGCGCCCGGCAATCCCCGTGGCGACATGCGCTACCGTTGGGAGCTCAGTCATCGGCGCGGGGTGCGCATGCCGCCCTACGCCGAGGCCGAGAGCGAGTGGATCGCGTGGCGGGCGGCGGAACGTCCGCTGCTCGAGCGTGAACCCTTCGAGTTCGAGCAACGCTTGGCGACGCCCATCGTGCTGACCGAGAACGCGGAGCTTCTGGCGGCAGTCGCGGAAGGGGGCAGCGATCTGGCACGAGATCTGCTGGCTGAAGCGGCTCCCGTGCTACGGCGAGACTTTGCCGGATTCGTCCAGGCCCTCGACCCCTGGCAAGACACGTTCGCGTTGTGGTGCGTGACCCGCCGGCTGCGTTCCCTGGCCCTGTTGCATCCGCTGGCGGTGGCGATCGCCACCTGCTACTCGGCGACGCTGAGCGAAGCCCCGGGGCCGGTGCTCGGCATCCGTTTCCCGTTCCACCGCTTGCCGTTGGTGTCCGCCAGCGCGCAGCTCGCGTCGTCCCTGCTCTCCCTCGGCATGGAGCTCGATCTCGTCGCTGACCTGGTCGACTTCGTGGCGGCGGCGCGTCTCGAGTCCGGTGGCTGGGGAGACGCCAGCCAGGATGCCGACGTGCTCACCACGTTGGTTGCCGCGGACCTCATGGTCCGAATCGATCCATCGTTCGACTTCGAGCCCAGCCGCAAGCTCTTGGAGCGAATGCTGGGCGGTGACGACTTGTGGCGAGCGGTGGGCCCCGAGGCGCCGTGGCTCTCCGCGGAGGTGGTCACGCTGCTGGTCGCCGCTCGGCAGCCCTTCGCCCTGCGCTTTCGCTGGCCCTACCTGCCGCCGGCGAACCGGGATCACAAGACTCGCCTGCCGTTCTTCGCCTATTTCGCGGAGCTCGCGCGTCTGTTCTCGGCACTACCCGGCCTCCAGGACGCCCCCGTCGATCTCGGCTTCATCGATTTGGTCGGCTTCCGCGCCTTCAACAACGCCTACGGTCAGGATCGCGGCGACGAAGTGCTGCGCGCCTTCGCCGAGGAGCTGGAAGGTATCGATGCCGTACGCGCCATCCGCGATGGCGGCGACGAGTTCATCCTGGTCGCAGCGCCGGAGCGTCGGGGGCTCAAAGCCGAGCTGGAGGCGTTTCGCCGGGACTGGCCGGCCCGCTTCCGGGAGCGCTTCGGTGAGGACGTGCCGCCCGTGGCGCCGCGCATCCTGATCGGTCGCGCCCACGGCGCCGGCCTGGTGAGCGCCCGGGAAGAGCTCGGGCGGCGCATCACCACCCTCAAGCACGCGGAGACCGGACCCGAGGGCATCCTGGTGGACGCCGGCGACGTGGGCTGA
- a CDS encoding extensin family protein codes for MRWLFTIAALVVTTAAHATNPLVVFPERPERLRAVHYAKLDKKACLAELEARGIDAIPGPPVPTIDAPVRLPAKVLGMRYEFAHPTAHVEKKGPVLDCRLLLALGDLAIIAKDRGFVAIRYNSIHRGRWARSPGQRHAAGVAIDIVSLQKRDGSELVIKRDFHGHGIGSKTCGKDAPKPQEPEAKELRQLVCAVDRAKSFNLLLTPHYNRDHDNHFHFEVRRHIRWFLTQ; via the coding sequence ATGCGTTGGCTCTTCACCATCGCAGCGCTCGTCGTGACGACGGCGGCTCACGCGACCAATCCGCTGGTCGTGTTCCCCGAGCGGCCGGAACGGCTGAGGGCCGTGCACTACGCGAAGCTCGACAAGAAAGCGTGCCTCGCCGAGCTCGAGGCGCGGGGTATCGACGCGATTCCGGGTCCGCCGGTACCGACCATCGATGCCCCAGTGCGGCTGCCCGCAAAGGTGCTGGGCATGCGCTACGAGTTCGCGCACCCCACCGCGCACGTGGAGAAGAAGGGGCCGGTGCTCGATTGCCGGCTGCTCCTCGCTCTCGGAGATCTGGCCATCATCGCGAAGGATCGGGGTTTCGTCGCCATTCGCTACAACAGCATTCATCGCGGGCGCTGGGCGCGATCGCCGGGACAGCGGCATGCGGCGGGAGTGGCCATCGACATCGTCTCGCTCCAGAAGCGCGATGGCAGCGAGCTCGTCATCAAGCGGGATTTCCACGGACATGGAATCGGCTCCAAGACCTGCGGTAAGGACGCACCCAAGCCCCAGGAGCCGGAGGCCAAGGAGCTTCGGCAGCTGGTCTGCGCCGTGGACCGCGCGAAGAGCTTCAACCTGCTTTTGACGCCGCACTACAATCGTGACCACGACAATCACTTCCACTTCGAGGTTCGTCGGCACATTCGCTGGTTTTTGACCCAGTAA
- a CDS encoding YebC/PmpR family DNA-binding transcriptional regulator, protein MSGHSKWATIKRKKGALDAKRGKLFTKLIREIVTAARIAGGDVDGNPRLRKAVNEAKGQQMPADTIKRAIQRGTGEIDGANYDEVLYEGTGPSGTLFLVEGMTDNRNRTVAELRKIFEKHNGTLGTSGTAGWAFDHLGTITLEKTVSEEKLMEAALEAGAEDYRDEEDVWVVYTPMEQLYEVTSGLEKAGIPITESKVAYVPKNKKQVEGRDAEVCMNMVEALDDHDDVQGVYADFELSDEELARISGDE, encoded by the coding sequence ATGAGCGGGCATTCCAAGTGGGCGACGATCAAGCGCAAGAAGGGCGCCCTCGACGCCAAGCGCGGCAAGCTGTTCACCAAGCTGATCCGCGAGATCGTGACGGCGGCGCGCATCGCCGGCGGTGACGTGGACGGCAACCCCCGTCTGCGCAAGGCCGTGAACGAAGCCAAGGGGCAGCAGATGCCCGCCGACACCATCAAGCGTGCAATTCAGCGCGGAACGGGCGAGATCGACGGCGCCAACTACGACGAGGTCCTGTACGAAGGTACGGGCCCCTCCGGCACGTTGTTCCTGGTGGAGGGCATGACCGACAACCGGAACCGCACCGTGGCGGAGCTCCGCAAGATCTTCGAGAAGCACAACGGTACCCTGGGCACCTCCGGGACCGCGGGCTGGGCTTTCGATCACCTCGGCACCATCACGCTCGAGAAGACCGTGAGCGAGGAAAAGCTGATGGAAGCCGCTCTCGAAGCCGGCGCGGAGGACTACCGGGACGAGGAAGACGTGTGGGTCGTGTACACGCCCATGGAGCAGCTCTACGAGGTGACCAGCGGCCTGGAGAAAGCCGGCATTCCCATCACCGAGAGCAAGGTCGCCTACGTGCCCAAGAACAAGAAGCAGGTCGAAGGGCGGGACGCGGAAGTGTGCATGAACATGGTGGAAGCGCTGGACGACCACGATGACGTGCAGGGCGTGTATGCGGACTTCGAGCTGTCCGACGAAGAGCTCGCGCGTATTTCGGGCGACGAGTAG
- a CDS encoding CPBP family intramembrane metalloprotease: MAPVALVVVLLSAANALAFRPGIAGSWQFWAFLAVPYVLAAGFGMYRMWEEGTLTERITPRWGDISIGVITVGALLVASWVARSAMAPAGTPQQAWLFRIYLQVGNTDALQKSSALTALLLGIPVLEELVWRGYVLGELERRVGNRRGWMLATLLYAVTLLPTAYTLRDPVAGLNPLLPVAALGAGMVWSFEASLLKRLAPVALSHMAFTYFSAVQFHWPGM, translated from the coding sequence ATGGCCCCCGTCGCACTCGTCGTCGTGCTGCTCTCCGCAGCCAACGCCCTGGCTTTCCGCCCCGGGATCGCGGGCAGTTGGCAGTTTTGGGCGTTCCTCGCGGTGCCCTACGTGCTGGCAGCCGGCTTCGGCATGTACCGCATGTGGGAAGAGGGCACGCTCACCGAGCGCATCACTCCCCGCTGGGGCGACATTTCCATCGGCGTCATCACCGTGGGCGCGTTGCTGGTCGCGTCCTGGGTCGCGCGCTCGGCGATGGCGCCCGCCGGCACGCCCCAGCAGGCGTGGCTGTTCCGCATCTACCTACAAGTGGGCAACACGGACGCGCTGCAGAAGTCGAGCGCGCTGACGGCGTTGCTCCTCGGCATTCCGGTGCTCGAAGAGCTGGTGTGGCGCGGCTACGTCCTCGGGGAGCTCGAGCGGCGCGTGGGCAACCGCCGCGGTTGGATGCTGGCCACGCTGCTCTACGCGGTCACCCTGCTGCCCACCGCCTACACGTTGCGGGATCCCGTCGCGGGCCTCAATCCCCTGTTGCCCGTGGCCGCGCTGGGCGCCGGCATGGTGTGGAGCTTCGAAGCGTCGCTCCTCAAGCGTCTCGCCCCGGTGGCCCTGAGCCACATGGCCTTCACGTATTTCTCGGCCGTGCAGTTCCACTGGCCGGGCATGTGA
- the coaBC gene encoding bifunctional phosphopantothenoylcysteine decarboxylase/phosphopantothenate--cysteine ligase CoaBC, translating into MTESQAPRSHPPTRPPDGSHRGGLTGKRVVLGVTGSVAAYKAVLLARLLIKQGAHVRVILTRSGAEFVGAATFAGLTENPVESEMFSPSMVGERHVELAAEADLVVIAPATADVLARFARGRADDLLTATVLCATCPVLVAPAMHPAMWSHPATQRNVAVLEADGRIERVGPVHGEVASGDSGVGRMAEPEEIAAAAVLKLSPRDLSGRHLVVTAGPTVEDLDPVRFLSNRSSGKMGFAIAERAAARGARVTLVAGPVNLPTPYGAQRVDVRSAIAMRGAVWQALGPDLSHADALIMAAAVGDYRPAETRAAKIKRTAKEAQLELVQNPDILSEVGLARKQSARPILVGFAVETDSDAKVVEYARGKLAQKRADVVVANHADDSFGRDDNRITLVTKKSVEPLPRLSKIELADRILDWVLDRFENS; encoded by the coding sequence ATGACCGAGAGCCAAGCTCCGCGCTCCCATCCGCCGACCCGACCCCCGGACGGCTCTCACCGCGGGGGGCTCACGGGCAAGCGGGTGGTGCTGGGCGTCACCGGCAGCGTCGCGGCGTACAAGGCCGTGCTCCTCGCGCGCCTGCTGATCAAGCAGGGCGCACACGTGCGGGTGATCCTCACCCGCAGCGGGGCAGAGTTCGTAGGTGCGGCGACCTTCGCCGGCCTCACCGAGAACCCCGTGGAGAGCGAGATGTTCTCCCCGAGCATGGTGGGCGAGCGTCACGTGGAGCTGGCGGCCGAGGCGGATCTCGTGGTGATCGCGCCGGCCACGGCGGACGTGCTCGCGCGCTTCGCCCGCGGCCGCGCCGACGATTTGCTGACCGCGACGGTGCTGTGCGCGACGTGCCCCGTGTTGGTGGCTCCCGCGATGCATCCCGCCATGTGGAGTCACCCCGCGACGCAGCGCAACGTCGCGGTGCTCGAGGCGGATGGTCGCATCGAGCGGGTGGGCCCCGTCCACGGTGAAGTGGCCTCCGGCGACAGTGGCGTGGGCCGCATGGCGGAGCCGGAGGAAATCGCTGCAGCCGCAGTGCTCAAGCTCTCCCCCCGAGACCTGTCGGGCCGGCACCTCGTCGTCACCGCCGGTCCCACGGTGGAGGATCTGGATCCCGTGCGGTTCTTGTCCAATCGCTCCAGCGGAAAGATGGGCTTCGCCATCGCAGAGCGAGCCGCCGCCCGGGGCGCGCGAGTGACGCTCGTCGCCGGCCCCGTGAACCTACCCACGCCCTATGGCGCCCAGCGCGTGGACGTGCGCAGCGCCATCGCGATGCGCGGCGCCGTGTGGCAGGCGCTGGGCCCCGACCTCTCGCACGCCGACGCGCTGATCATGGCGGCGGCCGTCGGCGATTACCGTCCCGCGGAGACTCGCGCCGCGAAAATCAAGAGAACGGCCAAGGAAGCGCAGCTCGAGCTGGTGCAAAACCCCGACATCCTGTCGGAGGTCGGTCTGGCGCGGAAGCAATCAGCGCGGCCCATCTTGGTGGGCTTCGCCGTGGAGACGGACTCGGACGCGAAGGTCGTGGAGTACGCCCGCGGCAAGCTCGCCCAGAAGCGCGCGGACGTAGTGGTGGCCAACCACGCGGACGACTCCTTCGGGCGCGACGACAATCGCATCACCCTCGTCACCAAGAAGAGCGTCGAGCCGTTGCCGCGCCTTTCCAAGATCGAGCTCGCGGATCGCATCCTGGATTGGGTGCTCGATCGCTTCGAAAACTCCTGA